The following are encoded in a window of bacterium SCSIO 12643 genomic DNA:
- a CDS encoding ClbS/DfsB family four-helix bundle protein, which produces MPRPKNKTELIDLSNANYQKLLHFIDQFSAEEQKADFPEGTMNRNIRDVLAHLHHWHLMMSDWYQVGMLDKKPAMPAEGYTWKTVPALNKKIWEMYNSTELNEVKSLLQESFEIIQKIIKKHSDEELFEKKRYKWTGSTSLGSYLVSATSSHYDWAFKLIKKAKK; this is translated from the coding sequence ATGCCTAGACCTAAAAACAAAACCGAACTGATTGATTTAAGTAATGCCAATTATCAAAAACTACTTCATTTCATTGACCAGTTTTCAGCAGAAGAACAAAAAGCAGATTTTCCAGAAGGTACTATGAATCGTAATATTCGTGATGTTCTGGCACATCTACATCATTGGCATTTAATGATGTCTGATTGGTATCAGGTAGGTATGTTAGATAAAAAACCTGCTATGCCAGCTGAAGGTTATACATGGAAGACGGTTCCTGCATTAAATAAAAAAATTTGGGAAATGTATAATTCTACAGAGCTTAATGAGGTCAAATCACTCTTACAAGAATCATTTGAAATCATCCAAAAGATTATTAAGAAACACTCGGATGAAGAACTTTTTGAAAAGAAAAGATATAAATGGACTGGAAGTACATCATTGGGTTCTTATTTAGTATCTGCTACGTCCAGTCATTACGATTGGGCTTTTAAACTCATCAAAAAGGCTAAGAAATAG
- a CDS encoding damage-inducible protein DinB, which yields MNALDYLSELEQEFVSTGHLLEILPEDHLTYKPHEKAMSLGQLALHVASLPGRNLQFAHDGQVETTVIVQHPIPENKQEILLAFEKSQNVSRSILETEKQEWLTKEWNLLRSQTPIATMPRSSFIRTFVLNHLYHHRGELATYLRTLDVALPSIYGPTADINPFA from the coding sequence ATGAATGCACTAGATTATTTATCAGAATTGGAACAAGAATTTGTTTCAACAGGTCATTTACTAGAAATCTTACCAGAAGATCATCTGACCTACAAACCACACGAAAAAGCAATGTCTTTAGGACAATTGGCACTGCATGTAGCCAGTCTGCCCGGTAGAAATTTACAATTTGCTCATGATGGACAGGTAGAAACTACAGTTATCGTTCAGCATCCGATCCCAGAAAACAAACAAGAGATTCTATTGGCATTTGAAAAAAGTCAAAATGTATCACGGTCCATCCTGGAAACCGAAAAACAAGAATGGCTCACTAAAGAATGGAATTTACTCCGTTCTCAAACTCCAATAGCAACCATGCCTCGCTCGAGTTTTATCAGAACTTTTGTTCTAAATCACCTCTACCACCATCGCGGTGAATTGGCCACATACCTACGCACTTTAGATGTTGCCTTACCGTCTATTTATGGACCTACCGCAGACATAAATCCATTTGCATAA
- a CDS encoding isochorismatase family protein gives MNKKNITLVSALFISLFSFAQLPDPGFEIDKNTAIVITDPQNDFLSEDGVAWGLVGPSVQKNNTIENIEILFQLGEKYNIPVFISPHFIYKHDHKWDSKGAMIAFAHNANLFTKGDPINDQGFKNSGADFLQRYKKYIESDNVIITSPHKVFGPESNDLVLQLRKRKINKVILGGMLSNLCTEAHLRELMEQGFEVGIVKDATAAAILPDMDGYETALVNYALIASHVFTTAEIQKAFLLYKPEHIK, from the coding sequence ATGAACAAGAAAAATATAACTTTAGTCAGCGCGCTATTCATTTCACTTTTTTCATTCGCGCAATTACCTGATCCCGGATTTGAAATCGATAAGAACACCGCCATCGTTATTACCGATCCACAAAACGATTTTCTTAGCGAAGATGGTGTTGCCTGGGGTTTAGTTGGACCAAGTGTTCAAAAAAATAATACCATTGAAAATATTGAAATTCTATTTCAACTAGGGGAAAAATACAATATTCCGGTATTTATTTCACCACATTTTATCTATAAACACGATCATAAATGGGACTCTAAAGGCGCAATGATAGCATTTGCGCATAACGCTAATCTATTTACCAAAGGTGATCCCATCAACGATCAGGGATTTAAAAATTCAGGTGCGGACTTTTTACAACGTTATAAGAAATACATCGAGAGTGATAATGTAATCATCACTTCCCCGCACAAAGTATTTGGTCCTGAATCCAATGATCTGGTTCTACAACTCCGAAAAAGAAAAATCAATAAAGTTATTTTAGGTGGAATGTTATCTAATCTATGTACCGAAGCGCATTTACGTGAACTTATGGAACAGGGATTTGAGGTAGGTATTGTCAAAGACGCTACAGCAGCCGCAATTCTTCCTGATATGGATGGATACGAAACTGCACTGGTGAATTACGCGCTCATTGCAAGTCATGTTTTCACAACTGCTGAAATCCAAAAAGCATTTCTATTATATAAACCAGAACACATCAAATAA
- a CDS encoding AAA family ATPase, with amino-acid sequence MIWKFPKYEIDQPINWDELEMSFDWIRDMRGVPQDKEWHAEGDVLTHTKMVVEALIALPEYELLPEQEKHILFASALFHDIEKRSTTTTEEIDGKTRIVSPRHAKKGELTTRAILYTEIKTPFEIREQIARLVRYHGLPLWALQKEDPNKEVISVSLQLNTQHLSMLAKADVLGRICLDKDDILLRIELFNELCKENKCFGTPRVFESEYGRYLYLNKPEISPDYVPFNDLKFEVIVMCALPGSGKDTYIKNNFDFPVLSLDEIRRSHKIEPTDKKKNGQVIQMGKEQAKIYLRAKKSFVFNATNITSDMRSKWISLFVDYGARVKIFYIEVPFKQLLSQNHHRNYKVPEKVVEAMISKLEIPSFNEAHEIHFEISN; translated from the coding sequence ATGATTTGGAAATTTCCCAAATATGAAATTGACCAACCCATCAACTGGGATGAGTTGGAGATGTCTTTTGATTGGATTCGAGACATGAGAGGCGTTCCTCAAGATAAAGAATGGCATGCCGAAGGTGACGTTCTAACTCATACTAAGATGGTAGTTGAAGCATTAATTGCATTACCAGAATATGAACTTCTTCCTGAACAGGAAAAGCATATTCTTTTTGCAAGTGCATTGTTTCATGATATTGAAAAAAGATCTACTACCACCACTGAAGAAATTGATGGGAAAACAAGAATTGTATCCCCCAGACATGCTAAAAAAGGAGAATTAACGACAAGAGCGATACTTTATACTGAAATAAAAACTCCTTTTGAAATTCGTGAACAAATCGCAAGGTTAGTTCGATATCATGGTCTACCTCTTTGGGCTTTACAAAAAGAAGACCCTAATAAAGAAGTCATTTCGGTGAGTTTACAACTAAACACTCAACATTTATCTATGCTCGCAAAAGCCGATGTTTTGGGTCGAATCTGTTTGGATAAAGATGATATTTTACTTCGAATTGAGCTTTTCAATGAATTGTGTAAGGAGAATAAATGTTTTGGAACTCCCAGAGTTTTTGAGTCCGAATATGGTCGGTACTTATACTTAAACAAACCGGAAATTTCACCGGATTACGTTCCTTTCAATGATCTTAAGTTTGAAGTTATTGTAATGTGTGCTTTACCAGGAAGTGGTAAGGACACATATATCAAAAACAACTTTGATTTCCCAGTTTTATCGCTTGACGAAATCAGACGCTCTCATAAAATTGAACCAACTGATAAGAAGAAAAACGGACAAGTGATTCAAATGGGTAAAGAACAAGCTAAAATATACTTGAGAGCTAAAAAGTCTTTTGTTTTTAATGCAACAAATATCACCTCTGATATGCGGAGTAAATGGATTTCGCTCTTTGTCGATTATGGTGCTCGCGTAAAAATATTTTATATCGAAGTTCCTTTTAAACAACTATTATCACAAAATCACCATAGAAATTATAAGGTACCAGAAAAAGTTGTTGAAGCTATGATTTCGAAATTAGAAATACCATCTTTCAATGAAGCTCACGAAATACACTTTGAAATTAGCAACTGA
- a CDS encoding WYL domain-containing protein, whose amino-acid sequence MAQNKNALIRYKTIDKCLQNRYKKWTLDDLIHACSEALYDYEGRDINVSKRSVQLDIQLMRSDKLGYNAPIIVYDKKYYKYEDDSYSITDIPLTENDMNVLSETVEMLKQFKDFSLFSELNGIIHKLEDKIYTEKNNQASIIHLDKNENLKGLEYLDILYQAILKEVCLTLTYRSFKAKKASEIVFHPFILKQFNNRWFIIGKSKRKGPIMNLALDRIIQIDYNLDVDYLKEHFDGDEYFKNTYGVTVLNDEQLQEVDLKLDARNAPYVITKPFHSSQKTLQINDDGSAIIRVKVHLNFEFERLILGFGNTIQVLKPGTFRRRIQNKLKDALELYT is encoded by the coding sequence ATGGCTCAAAATAAAAACGCTTTAATCCGTTACAAAACAATCGATAAATGCCTCCAAAATCGATATAAAAAATGGACACTTGACGACCTAATCCATGCTTGTTCAGAAGCTTTATACGACTATGAAGGAAGAGATATTAATGTGAGTAAAAGAAGTGTACAACTGGACATTCAATTGATGCGAAGTGATAAACTAGGATACAATGCACCAATCATTGTCTACGATAAAAAATATTACAAATATGAAGATGACTCCTACTCAATAACCGATATCCCTTTAACTGAAAATGATATGAATGTTTTGTCGGAAACTGTGGAGATGCTTAAACAGTTTAAAGACTTCTCATTGTTCTCTGAATTAAATGGTATCATTCATAAACTAGAAGATAAAATCTATACTGAAAAAAATAATCAAGCATCAATTATACATCTTGATAAAAATGAAAACCTTAAGGGACTTGAATATTTAGACATTCTATATCAGGCTATTTTAAAAGAAGTCTGTTTAACATTAACCTATCGTTCTTTTAAAGCTAAAAAAGCCTCAGAAATAGTATTTCATCCTTTTATATTAAAACAGTTCAATAACAGATGGTTTATTATCGGTAAAAGCAAACGAAAAGGGCCAATTATGAACTTAGCTTTAGATAGAATTATTCAAATTGATTACAATCTGGATGTAGATTATTTAAAAGAACATTTTGATGGGGATGAATACTTTAAGAACACCTATGGGGTTACGGTTCTAAATGATGAGCAACTACAAGAAGTAGATTTAAAACTAGATGCTAGAAATGCTCCTTATGTGATTACTAAACCTTTTCACTCATCACAAAAAACTTTACAAATCAACGATGATGGGAGTGCTATCATTCGTGTTAAAGTCCATCTAAACTTTGAATTTGAACGGCTCATACTTGGTTTTGGAAATACAATACAGGTATTAAAACCTGGAACATTTAGAAGACGCATTCAAAACAAACTTAAAGATGCTTTAGAACTATATACCTAA
- a CDS encoding RNA ligase family protein, with translation MPAGYVKSFAQKDGLILTEKLDGQNNCFNKHGVFARSHTAPTEHPWDKPLRERWKLIKNDLNNLEIFGENMYGIHSIAYNKLESFFYVFAVRDKDLWLSWEEVKFYAEMLDFPVVPEIQIKNELKTIFNEQKNENQILTSWLTSNLNMSWEESVNTAGQLGGYDPETGVACSEGFVIRNKDSFYTNNGDLTVEHNEFDNLFKLVRASHVQTNVHWTKTWKPTKLIDYHKYKWYGYEFLEQL, from the coding sequence ATGCCTGCCGGGTATGTGAAATCATTTGCACAAAAAGATGGACTAATTCTCACTGAGAAACTGGATGGTCAAAACAATTGTTTCAATAAACACGGTGTTTTTGCCAGATCACATACTGCTCCAACGGAACATCCTTGGGACAAACCATTAAGGGAAAGATGGAAATTGATTAAAAATGATCTGAACAATCTAGAAATCTTTGGAGAGAATATGTATGGTATTCACTCTATAGCTTACAACAAACTTGAATCATTTTTTTATGTATTTGCAGTGCGTGATAAAGATCTCTGGCTCAGCTGGGAAGAAGTCAAGTTTTACGCTGAAATGCTAGATTTCCCTGTTGTCCCAGAAATTCAAATCAAAAACGAGTTAAAAACTATTTTTAATGAACAAAAGAATGAAAATCAAATTCTCACTTCCTGGTTAACTTCAAACCTGAACATGTCCTGGGAAGAAAGCGTAAATACAGCAGGTCAACTTGGAGGTTATGACCCAGAAACCGGAGTAGCATGTTCCGAAGGCTTTGTAATCCGGAACAAAGATTCGTTCTATACAAACAATGGAGATCTAACGGTGGAACATAACGAATTCGACAACCTGTTTAAATTAGTTAGAGCATCGCATGTTCAAACCAATGTACATTGGACTAAAACCTGGAAGCCAACTAAACTTATAGATTACCATAAATACAAATGGTATGGCTATGAATTCTTAGAACAACTATGA
- a CDS encoding Crp/Fnr family transcriptional regulator produces the protein MIADSDIFKSLNFITEKELREEILDQGEILSFKKGDVIVREGQYVKVLPIVISGQIRVFQAKEDREILLYYVEPSQTCMMSLSASFFNHESPSIAIAVEPTEILAIPTPFITKWQKDYTSWNQFVIRTFRNRYDELLDTFESVAFDHIDTRVLEYLHLRKEKQNSSKIQISHQQLANELGTTRVVISRILKQFELNNQLVLHRGEIELL, from the coding sequence ATGATTGCTGATTCTGATATATTTAAGAGCTTAAATTTTATCACCGAAAAAGAACTTCGAGAAGAAATTCTTGATCAGGGTGAGATCCTATCTTTTAAAAAAGGAGACGTTATTGTCCGAGAAGGACAATATGTAAAAGTACTGCCCATTGTAATTTCCGGGCAAATTCGAGTTTTCCAGGCCAAAGAAGATCGGGAAATTCTGCTCTATTATGTAGAACCCAGTCAAACTTGTATGATGTCTCTTTCCGCCAGCTTTTTTAATCATGAAAGCCCTTCCATTGCCATTGCCGTAGAACCTACCGAAATTTTAGCGATCCCCACTCCGTTTATCACCAAATGGCAAAAGGATTATACCTCCTGGAATCAGTTCGTGATTCGAACTTTCAGAAATCGTTATGATGAATTATTAGACACTTTTGAAAGTGTGGCATTTGATCATATTGATACACGTGTCTTAGAATATTTACATCTTCGAAAAGAGAAACAAAACTCATCCAAAATTCAAATTTCACACCAACAACTAGCCAATGAACTTGGAACTACTCGTGTGGTTATTTCCAGAATTCTTAAGCAGTTCGAACTCAACAATCAATTGGTTCTACATCGTGGGGAAATAGAACTTCTATAA
- a CDS encoding aspartyl protease family protein — MRLYITIAYTLSLLSFSSCGVLSAFKIQKAKQNEHMGKSQYYQELPFKIVNGLIVIPVNISGTEKNFIFDTGAHTILDQNLLSQISYQKLGKTKTFDSNGQRRFLQTIQIDQLHIGQIPFYDVVATTTDLQLLSKLSCIDISGIIGINIMNKGIWQIDYSKSAIIFTDQPNLLPSSSEADTIPFQSDIQGYPTLSIHMDSSFIDQGLLDTGFNGSIVLSQQHQPDHIPFVTQFNYAYALHGQTAAEQKIISYPIQLNGITIDSNIINFSDQNTKVLIGNRFLRDYRTTLNWENHFIVLDKIKDDSVSLSNYGFYPTSKQDKIVIGSIYDSSELFKKGVRLGDQILKFNGINLQQNGATKLCDVLEELKNKHVKISLTVLHANQVLEFELSKLDHLQALKP, encoded by the coding sequence ATGAGACTATACATAACAATTGCATATACCCTTAGCTTACTCTCATTCTCCTCATGTGGCGTTTTATCTGCATTTAAAATCCAAAAAGCCAAACAAAATGAACACATGGGAAAATCTCAATATTATCAAGAGCTCCCATTCAAAATCGTCAATGGGCTGATCGTCATTCCCGTAAATATCTCCGGTACTGAAAAGAACTTTATTTTTGATACTGGTGCACATACCATACTGGATCAAAACCTTTTGTCCCAAATTTCTTATCAAAAGTTGGGCAAGACCAAAACATTTGACTCCAATGGTCAAAGGAGGTTTTTACAGACCATCCAAATCGACCAATTACATATTGGACAAATTCCATTTTATGACGTTGTCGCCACTACTACAGACCTTCAACTCCTCAGTAAATTAAGTTGTATAGATATCTCAGGTATTATTGGTATCAACATAATGAACAAAGGGATTTGGCAAATAGATTATTCAAAAAGTGCCATCATATTTACAGATCAACCCAATCTATTACCATCTTCATCAGAGGCGGATACCATTCCTTTTCAATCCGATATCCAGGGATATCCTACTTTATCTATTCATATGGATAGTTCGTTTATCGATCAGGGATTACTTGACACGGGGTTTAACGGCTCCATCGTTCTCTCTCAACAACACCAACCGGATCATATTCCATTTGTGACCCAATTCAATTACGCTTATGCGCTTCATGGACAAACAGCAGCTGAACAAAAAATAATCTCCTACCCTATTCAGCTTAACGGTATTACTATAGATTCCAATATCATAAACTTCAGTGATCAAAACACCAAAGTGCTCATTGGCAATCGATTTCTTAGAGATTATCGCACAACATTAAATTGGGAAAACCATTTTATAGTTCTTGACAAAATTAAAGATGACTCCGTATCACTTTCAAATTATGGATTTTACCCAACCTCAAAACAGGATAAAATTGTCATCGGTTCTATTTATGATTCCTCAGAGTTATTCAAAAAAGGCGTACGACTTGGAGATCAAATCTTAAAATTTAATGGAATTAACCTTCAACAAAATGGCGCGACCAAACTTTGTGATGTACTAGAAGAACTTAAAAACAAACATGTAAAAATCAGTCTGACCGTACTACATGCAAATCAGGTCTTAGAATTTGAACTATCAAAACTCGATCATTTGCAGGCTCTAAAACCTTAA